A stretch of the TM7 phylum sp. oral taxon 349 genome encodes the following:
- a CDS encoding permease, giving the protein MLTPLQDFLTFLISIVVEALPFVVLGIIISVAVQVWLPEGWLLRRLPKRRWVRQVTISLLGVFVPVCECGNVPLARGLLVQGLSASESLVFLLAAPVLNPVTIITTQQAFANDPVVLAGRMAGGFVIANVVGWVFMRRRRDELLQPDFIKTCQISRHIHERRWARSLELFRHEASHILPALLFGAAAAALVQVAVPREILLTLGSNPAWSIAAMLVLAFVISICSNVDAFFALAFRDTFTAGSLVSFLVFGPMIDIKLLSLMRTTYQPKVLMQVSLSVLLMAAAIGLGVNYVL; this is encoded by the coding sequence ATGCTCACTCCCTTGCAAGATTTTCTCACATTTTTGATTAGTATTGTCGTTGAGGCACTGCCGTTTGTTGTGCTCGGTATTATAATTTCGGTGGCAGTACAAGTATGGCTGCCGGAAGGCTGGTTGTTGCGCCGGTTGCCAAAGCGTCGTTGGGTGCGGCAAGTTACTATTTCGTTGTTGGGTGTATTTGTGCCGGTGTGCGAGTGTGGTAATGTGCCATTGGCGCGCGGGCTGTTAGTACAAGGCTTAAGCGCGTCGGAATCGCTGGTATTTTTGCTTGCCGCTCCAGTACTGAATCCAGTGACGATTATTACCACGCAGCAAGCATTTGCGAACGATCCGGTGGTGCTTGCTGGGCGTATGGCGGGTGGCTTCGTTATTGCGAATGTAGTTGGTTGGGTGTTTATGAGGCGTCGGCGCGATGAATTGCTACAGCCAGATTTTATCAAAACGTGCCAAATTTCTCGCCACATTCATGAACGGCGGTGGGCGCGTAGTTTAGAATTATTCCGTCACGAGGCAAGCCATATACTGCCGGCGCTTTTATTCGGTGCAGCAGCGGCAGCATTAGTGCAAGTTGCCGTGCCGCGTGAAATTTTATTAACACTTGGTAGCAACCCGGCATGGTCTATCGCCGCAATGCTGGTGCTGGCGTTTGTGATTTCTATTTGCTCAAATGTTGACGCATTCTTTGCGCTGGCATTTAGAGATACGTTTACTGCTGGTTCGCTTGTGAGCTTTCTAGTATTTGGGCCAATGATCGACATCAAATTGCTCAGTTTGATGCGGACGACATATCAGCCGAAAGTGCTGATGCAGGTTTCACTGTCGGTATTGTTAATGGCTGCGGCAATAGGATTGGGGGTGAATTATGTACTGTAA
- a CDS encoding TIGR03943 family protein translates to MYCKWSAWHVEHCGAIAMALLCAGVIRLGILGKLQLYIHPRYTIFTLVMAGAGLIVALASMVVGYRSYHAVQTATCARDNRTIAKVITALLFVMACAGFLFVQPATLSARTAASRGIDRNSALTNADASSALFDTAGYSQLGIKDWSSLLAHYDANFFVGKTASITGFVADNGNTNIFFASRFFVTCCVVDAQPIGVPVYVPDWRHRYSPNSWLEITGEFIENPDTNSLHNIVLKPSRIQSVAPPREPYVY, encoded by the coding sequence ATGTACTGTAAATGGTCGGCGTGGCATGTTGAGCATTGCGGTGCGATTGCGATGGCGCTATTGTGCGCTGGAGTCATTCGCCTAGGCATACTCGGAAAACTACAACTCTATATTCATCCGCGTTACACGATATTCACATTGGTGATGGCCGGTGCTGGACTAATAGTAGCGCTGGCGAGCATGGTGGTCGGATATCGGTCGTATCATGCTGTTCAAACAGCTACATGCGCTAGAGATAATCGTACAATAGCAAAGGTAATAACGGCGCTCCTCTTCGTGATGGCTTGTGCCGGTTTTCTTTTCGTGCAGCCGGCAACGCTTAGTGCACGCACGGCAGCTAGTCGTGGTATCGACCGCAATTCGGCATTGACCAATGCAGATGCTTCGTCAGCGTTATTTGATACGGCTGGTTACTCGCAGCTCGGCATTAAAGATTGGTCGTCGTTGCTGGCGCACTACGATGCAAATTTTTTCGTAGGCAAGACCGCTTCAATCACCGGATTTGTCGCTGATAATGGTAATACAAATATATTTTTCGCCTCGCGTTTTTTTGTGACATGCTGTGTGGTTGACGCGCAGCCGATTGGTGTGCCGGTTTACGTACCGGACTGGCGGCATCGTTACTCACCGAATAGCTGGCTTGAAATTACAGGTGAGTTTATCGAAAACCCTGATACAAATTCGCTGCATAACATCGTTTTGAAACCATCGCGCATTCAATCGGTCGCGCCGCCGCGGGAGCCGTATGTGTATTAA
- a CDS encoding Ig-like domain-containing protein: MCIKVQLNRLRLRRFTLVAAVCSAIIVILTIATANTGVRVRYADLNPSELTNADGRIVLHMSVPVKRVMPEQVSLTPAVSVSVTTSGNTIVITPNERLRYQTEYYVRVRDIAGQYGRQHSNIEYHFSTPPAKLYYLQRQYSGGGDESKANDQIIATTMQSNNTEVLFAAPRILEFVAVRDELVINTYRDGVSQLQRVSLSNKRTQAVPVAKPQLAAKLQSLGDGRRVGYITGEHSDTKGGQLQLLDVTNGSSRVVKNVGAVTDWSTSPDGSLIAVVTVKGDLLLIDTAGKKQPRPLGNASELGDFSSDGRMLSFLGSAGGFVAYDLERNERRAIFSDSTQANSYIVRLKLLGKNARLMQSMFIADRKPGSEVTYNDGRSVARLYRPDGAHDITGLSASPNGQYIAVETASQQNSSFDNYPVNGRNMSTRTVLIDQSGTVMRTIDGCNVVWK, translated from the coding sequence ATGTGTATTAAAGTGCAGCTGAATCGGCTACGCTTACGCCGGTTTACGCTAGTAGCAGCTGTTTGCAGCGCCATTATAGTAATTCTCACAATAGCAACAGCAAATACAGGCGTTCGTGTACGCTACGCTGATCTTAATCCATCTGAATTGACCAATGCGGACGGGCGGATTGTGCTGCATATGTCGGTGCCGGTCAAGCGCGTTATGCCAGAGCAAGTTTCGTTGACACCGGCTGTTTCCGTATCGGTGACGACAAGCGGCAATACAATAGTTATCACGCCAAACGAACGATTACGGTATCAAACGGAATATTATGTGCGCGTACGCGATATAGCAGGCCAATATGGGCGGCAACATAGCAATATTGAATATCATTTTTCTACACCGCCGGCGAAGCTATATTATCTACAGCGGCAGTATAGTGGTGGTGGCGACGAGAGCAAGGCAAATGATCAGATTATCGCGACAACCATGCAGTCTAACAATACCGAAGTGCTATTTGCAGCGCCGCGAATCCTTGAGTTTGTCGCAGTGCGTGATGAACTAGTTATAAATACCTATCGCGATGGCGTATCGCAGTTGCAGCGCGTTAGCTTGAGTAACAAGCGCACGCAAGCGGTGCCGGTAGCAAAACCACAACTTGCCGCGAAACTGCAATCGCTTGGCGATGGACGGCGCGTCGGCTACATTACGGGAGAGCACTCCGATACGAAAGGCGGGCAACTCCAATTACTAGACGTAACAAACGGATCGTCGCGTGTGGTTAAAAATGTGGGTGCAGTGACTGATTGGAGCACCAGTCCTGATGGCAGTTTAATAGCGGTCGTTACAGTGAAAGGAGATTTATTGCTTATTGATACGGCAGGTAAAAAACAACCGCGACCACTCGGTAATGCGAGCGAGCTTGGCGATTTTTCAAGCGATGGGCGAATGCTGTCGTTTCTCGGTAGTGCAGGTGGTTTTGTAGCGTACGATCTTGAAAGAAATGAACGCCGCGCAATTTTCAGTGACTCAACGCAGGCGAATTCATATATTGTGCGGCTTAAATTGCTGGGAAAGAATGCCCGGTTGATGCAGAGTATGTTTATTGCCGACAGAAAACCGGGCAGTGAGGTCACGTATAATGATGGGCGTAGCGTAGCCAGGCTATATCGTCCAGATGGCGCGCATGATATTACAGGGTTATCTGCATCGCCGAATGGCCAATATATCGCTGTCGAGACTGCGTCGCAGCAAAATTCGTCGTTTGATAATTACCCTGTTAATGGACGTAATATGTCGACACGCACCGTACTCATTGATCAGAGCGGTACTGTTATGCGCACGATAGACGGGTGCAACGTTGTGTGGAAGTAG
- a CDS encoding polysaccharide deacetylase family protein: protein MHTSHSEQYLLSWTFDKQTGDIAGSNDLASTNPPDNPTPTPAAPQNSTTRCSGKCIALTFDDGPGAHTMRLLDTLDTYHAKATFFVIGEKVAAHHAILQQQAARGHQIGNHSWRHPDLTALAPSNVANEISQTNRAIHAAIKQTPTVMRPPYGAINASVSQQLQTFGMSSVLWSVDTRDWADRDSNIVCLRAVSNARAGAIILFHDVHPTSVDAIPCVLDALSKQGFTFVTIDTLFGGKLQPGRSYFSAM from the coding sequence ATGCACACTTCGCATTCCGAGCAGTATTTGCTATCATGGACGTTTGACAAACAAACAGGCGATATTGCAGGATCTAACGATCTAGCGTCAACTAATCCGCCAGATAATCCTACACCAACTCCCGCTGCTCCGCAGAACAGCACAACACGGTGCAGCGGCAAATGTATCGCGTTGACATTCGACGACGGACCAGGAGCGCATACTATGCGTTTGCTCGATACGCTTGATACATATCACGCCAAAGCAACCTTTTTCGTGATCGGCGAAAAAGTAGCAGCGCATCACGCAATTTTGCAGCAGCAAGCTGCCCGCGGGCACCAGATTGGCAACCATTCATGGCGGCACCCTGATTTAACAGCACTTGCACCAAGCAATGTTGCGAACGAAATTTCACAAACTAACCGCGCGATTCACGCCGCTATCAAGCAAACGCCAACGGTAATGCGCCCGCCATATGGCGCGATCAATGCCTCAGTTTCGCAGCAACTACAGACATTTGGCATGTCGTCGGTTTTGTGGTCAGTTGATACGCGCGACTGGGCTGACCGCGATAGTAATATCGTATGCCTGCGCGCCGTTAGTAACGCGCGCGCCGGTGCAATTATCTTATTCCACGACGTCCACCCAACGTCGGTCGACGCTATACCGTGCGTTCTCGACGCGTTATCAAAACAAGGTTTCACATTCGTGACAATTGATACGCTTTTTGGCGGAAAATTACAGCCAGGACGATCGTATTTTAGCGCGATGTAA